The DNA sequence ttatatttttctaagtgaattttaccatgttaactaatggttggagccttggaaatttggatatttttacatgcaagtttacaagaaggtatcaacgtaatgtaatgttaacggcctgATTTTCACCtgatttttacccggtataattgtagcccgaaagtgtattggtttcatcgggtctagggtcggattcgggtctaataaatagacccagtatatatttcgggtcgagTCTGGGTCATATCAAACCCGACTTCACCCGACCCATATGCACCCCTATTTCCAAGTCCGTAAGAATGTATGCAACATGTATTGTCCAATTTGAAACGAAGACCACATATTTGGCGCTAACTAGCTAATTTAATTAGAAAAGTATAAAGAACTCATTTTAAAGGAGAAATATTAGtcaaattttttgttataaaattatttttaatttgagtaaagtatatttttgtttttaatatttataattttttaaaaaatatttattatatttaattttatttaattttgtctttaaatatttttaattaatttaattttatttctaacatttttttatGTCAAAATTATTCTTAGaagttttcaacttttttttctaatattttgcgTGAAATTAATAAACGGATAactttgatacaaatcgaaaatgTTAAGGGCAAAATTGAATATAACTAAAtgttagagaatatattttaaaaaaattataaatgttaaaaacaaaagatatattttatccttttaacttttatttttggagaatctagattttaaaattagattttagAATATAGAATTAAAGACTTATAATTaaggatttaaaatttagaattaaaaaatcagTTAAAAAAAGTTAGACGtgtaattaaactcatttaattatttgatatatatatatatatatatatatatatatatatatatatatatatatatatatatataagtttttgTTCAATAATAATATTGTAACTCTCATTTAGTCATTTATAAATAAGTTTAGTGAAACATTCCACAACATACAATTGTTTAATCTGTTTGGCATGATGTTGTATCAGAATTTTAGAATAATTTGAAACATAAATAGGaccattaaaattgaattttaaaagtgAGAAATATAATAAGttattctctctattttaaaataagtgtttttttattttttttaagtttattgaAAAATTTAACATATCTAGACAAAGTTTTAAAATGGAAGGATTATGTTAGTTTTATAATTGACACGATGTGCAAGCTTATCCACCATATTTTACTAGATATATAGGATAGGAGATTTGGGAGGAAATGGAAAACTTTAGGCCCATTCCTAGTTCATGTGGCCTTCCACCAAAACTTTAACAAAGGTCCACAGCAGCTATTAACAATGTGCTTGTACCTAGTAAATAATCGACTCCAACAATAATGCAAGTGCGATTTTCTCAATAAATAATCAAACTAGCTAGCTTTATTCTATAAACTATTTCAGCACTTAAATTTCCTTTTATGACATTGTAGTTCTCATcttgctttttttattttattttttttccctttttgtttttatACATTGGTATTGTGGAAAGTCAGATACACTTCAAGTTAATTAAGTGGCTCCAAAGGAATAATACAGGATGCCAATAATTTGATACACATTAGGTGCTATCAAAACTTTATTTCTAATCTcccacttaataataataataataataataataataatatataatcagATCAGATGTGAGGTTTAGGGCCATATAACACTTCTAACCTTCACCATTCCTTATCTTAAGGAACAACCAATAGTAATAGTATACTAATACTTAGAACTTAGAAGAAACAAGAATTGATGAAATAAAATACGACATAGCAATTGGAAGTGGATACATACATTAATAAATGCCGGCAAATGGAATACGAATGGACCTACTTCCAAGTCATATAAGCATTCAAGCAGCACATTGCAATCTTCATCTTATGTTTCCACCCAATAGATTTATGCCACAAATTCACATACTTGAGCCTTTTTGTCCCCACCATGTTCGTATAATTTTTCATACGTCCTATTTTTCCACATGACAAACAATTTCATGAGGAACATATTCTAGTgctctaaaagaaaaagaaaaaagaaaaattatggatATGGCCCCATTTCATATTCGGCTTGACTAACTACAAATCATCGAGAACTAAGTTAGCAATTTGCAAATACGTACATAAGAAGACAAAAGCTAATATGTGAAGAGCTGAAAATGTATAGAGCTTAAATGTTCATAATACATAAGAGAATCAGAGAATGTTGATGAGAAGAAATAATGGATCATTGTATGTTTCAAAGGTGAATTTTGTATTAACTTTCATGGTTGTAGAATATAGATTTATAAGATCAGAATAAAAGGCTGTAGCAGATTTGTTTAATTTGGATTGGCATATTCATAAGAGTGAGGATGTCTCTGCAAGAGATGTTGACACTCAAATCAGCAATAGTCTAACAATCTAAGAAATATAAGAATTAGGAGTAGATGACATATCTTGCGTATGTGTTAAGTTCTTTATTTATAATGTTTTGACGATGAATCTGAAAAACAAATTCAGGTAGATCTGTGCGGAATATACACAAGATTACGTTTTTTtgagataatattaaatttggtcTCTAAATTTGTATGTGAGCCTCAATTTTGTTCTTAAAGTTtcaattgtttttatttagtaAACTTTACGAACATAACTCATGTTagtttttgaaataattttcaaCGTATAAACTTAACGGAACACTGTCGTAGACTGTGTAAAATAATGTCGTTTTAGTTTTGACACTCAAATAATCCGAAAACATCATAAatggtgtttattaaaattttacctaaCAAAATAAGTGATATGACGCCGTTTTTGAACTATTTAAAAGACAAAACAAAAACTGCATCATTTTACAAGTTTCAACTTGACATCTGACTGTTTATATATATAGGGACTAAGTTCTTTAACAACCCGTGTTATTTAAGTAATTAACCAACTTTTTTAGTATATTGTTACAATTAGCAACTTCCTCTTCCAAATGTGTGCTGCTTCAATGTCTCACATAGTTGCTACCTACTGCTAACTGCAACTTCAATATGGTGTCATAGTCATTAGTAAATTGCATGAACGACATCGAATTGAATACATTCAACTAATTACAGCAAATATGCCTGCAGCAGTTCCTGTCAACTAGCTAGCTACTCACTGCATGAATTTTAACTCTTATTTCATGGAAGCATCTACAGTAAGTGTTACATGTTAGTATATATATGAGCATATGTCAaatcaaagaaataaaaagaaaggacTATTAATTACTTGCAAAGCCAATAAACTTTTTTCCTTTTGATTTCTTATAAGGCCTGAAGGAGTGTATGGACCCATGGATACATATGCACATGTCAATGGGAATATGATGAAGACTTCAAAAGCATATTACAATAAGAAATGGTCCCCTAACACCCCCCAGTAGCCAGTGCCATCATTGGAACCTTTGCTTAGACAACAAAATACTGTCAATAACTTAGTTCCAATTATGAGACTATAGTAGAGTAGACTTTCATCTTGGTTTCTGCTCCATTATTCATTGCACTATCATCAATATTCTTTGTTAAATTTTGGAATTGGACTTGAATGTTTAAAAAGTTTGTTAGCTAGAAACAAGAGTCCTAAAGCCACCCTTAAATTGGACCTATAGCTATATTATGCAAAGGTAAGTGGGGCATTATGCTTCTACTTGCAACCACAAATCACTAAGGCATTCAGCAGGTTCGAGAGCTCAAAATTTTAATCATTGACATAGGCTTAAATGAATCATCACTTCCCTCTTTGCAACTATACAAGCATTACAAGTTTATGACAGACTAGAGAAGTGAATTCCTACCatctttttaaatcattttttagctatatttattatataaaaaaaaaccaatgttaagtatatactaaaatcagttatcaaaATCAACCACTAGtataaaatgtatattaaaatacaaaatatatattgaaaatgagttagataatatatgtatttatacacaaatacatagtagcagattttagtatacaaataatattttttgaaaaaaaaaatataccaatATAAATGCATAGCCTGAGATATATATTTAAGCTTAGTGAATATTGAAAATTGATGACAAAATTGGACAAAACAAAACCTGAAATATGAAATGTTGCAAGTGAAATTTCCTAAACTCTTATCAATATCCTCCTTTCTTTGTTTAGCTTTTAGTGTATAgtagtatgtatatgtatatcatAGACTAGTCAACAGGAATAGCAGGTTGCCAAATGCCAATATGTAAAACATTATGTACCATTTCATACATCAATTTTCCTGTATTGTATTTGTCAATTCTCAGTTTCATCTGTCAAATTGGATATATACTACCACTCAACTGTAAAGAGGCCCACTACTAAGTGTCACCATTCATTTCCATTGTTTTTTTTCTTCCATGTGTCCCTCCTAGAAAGGTATGACTCATCACATAGATAATTTTTACCTACAAAAGTACGTTCAGAATTTTTGACTATTATGAAGCTGTTCACAACACATGATTAACATGCAGTTATTAAAtatggtacaaacaccttctactTCTAAATAATTAATACTAGAGAGGAGGGGGATTAAGTGATGATCAAACTCATGATGATATAgtgatatatattaatatatgtaGCATCATGATATGTTAACCAAGTCTAATTGTAAGATTTCATATTATAATTCAGACTTTTTTCTGAACTTCATATTCTTATTATGCATTGCAGTCTAATATAGGTGACATGTATTGGCAAGAATGAAGCACTTCTTTGTAATATTGCAATTCTTCATGTCCTTACAAAAAAATAATCatccaattaaaattaataaatataatcatcTACATacatattaaattaaacattttatacatctattgttcacattatcTAGTATTCTCATTGTCTACTTATATTTTTCCATCATAAAATTTctgtctttttaatttaatttccttatattatataaaaacatGTTCTAACCCTGATAGCAATGGGGTAATCAAAGTCAAATTCTCAAATTTTCACAATTTTGGGTTAAAAGCAGAGAATTTGTGCATGTACAAATGAAATTGATGAGTGTGATCATTGAGACTGTTTGATAACTCCTTATCAAAACAAGAAACGTGCTCCCCATAATTTCTTGCGAAATGGCTGAATATGGAAAGAAACAAAACGAAAAAGGGGCGTCTGTGGTTCATAGTTTTCCACGCCACCATTCCCTCCATATCCATTATCCACAACACCATCACCCCTTTCTCTCTGTCAttctcataataataataataatcacctCCGTTTCACTTTCGGAGTGTACTTCCAACTTCCGAGGAAACTGCATTACTtcactttctgccatttaattttatgTCATACTTCTTCAAATCTTGCATGCTTTAACCACCACACGcccatggcttcttcttcttcttcatgttaTTCTTCAGTGTCTAGACTCATTCTCAGAGGCAATAGGGTTCTCCCATCGGATCCTCTGTTTAGGTCAACGCCTTCAACTTCTTCTTGGAATACCCATCTTGGTACCATGTCATCTGACTTTTCTGCTGCTGGAAACTGGGCTTTGCTTATCTGAATGATTTTCCtataaagttttgatttttagttttttccACTTTTTGGGGTATCTATCAGGTGTAAAAGGCGACATTTTTCTGCGGTATAATGGAACAAGCTGCTGTTCAATCCGGATCGAGTTGCGGGGTTCGTTGACTCCCATTATCCATGAAGTTTCTAGAAGGTAATCTTTTGAAGCTGAGAAGCTCTGATTTTTGCAATCCTAATATGTGTTGGAACTTTAGGATTTGTGGCAATCGCGGTTGACTTGATTGAGTGAGAATCAGATTAGAGGTTAATGAATTGATACTGTTGCATCACTTACAAGTCATATATTGGTTGACTCCCCATAGTGTTAGAATCAAGAACCTGCTTGTGTTATATCAAACATATATTGGTTGGTCCAATTTGTGTTTGTGATAGTTGAATGGATAGAGGTTTAGGGTACTTTAGTTAGTATTCATAAGTTGAGAAAACGCAGTGAACTGTTAATCTCATATCTGAAACATGGAATTTATGTTTGGTGAAACAGTTCCTGAATCCTGATTCTATCTTAAATCTGGAACATGGgaagaaaaaaaacgaaaaaagaaaaagaagagggaaagaaaagaAGCATTCTAGTGAGCATTTCCATTTGCTATGCTTCGGTTTAAGCAACTTGGTCATTGGTCCCTTTGTGCTAGTTATCTTTATGTTTGTACTAAACCTGATGGAAGTACTTGCATTGCTTTAGATTGTCCTGCTTTTACAATGGTACTGGTGGATAAATCTTTGGCTGTATCCTGTTGCTGGAACATCTATGTTTGCATATTTTATATATGTGGAACAACTTGTGCTTTTCTACGTTTAGGAAGTTTCAAATGTTGTGCAAGGCTTCAACAAATGTATCTGGGGATGTTCCTGAAAGTTCTGGGGGATTGAGCCAGTATGAGAAAGTGATTGAAACATTAACCACTCTTTTTCCTGTATGGGTAAGTCCAACACTTTCTTATTTCAATATAGCATCAGTACCTCAATCTtctctaattttttgtttatcgGTCAGTAGTCTGAAAGTTTGCTGATTTACATGGACAGGTCATCTTGGGGGCTATCGTTGGCATTTACAAGCCAGCTgctgtaatttgctatgtcattTCAACTACTTACATGGTTGAATGGAAATTTGTTGATTAACTTCTGTGACGTTGTGGCTTTTTCCAGGTAACTTGGTTGGAGACAGACCTTTTTACTCTTGGTTTGGGTTTCCTTATGCTGTCCATGGGCTTGACATTGACGTTTGAGGATTTCAGGCGATGTTTGCGAAATCCGTGGACAGTAAGGGACTAATCACTTATCTAAAATGGAAAATGTATACATTAGTTtctccatttttatttttattttatttttttctttgcagGTCGGTGTAGGGTTTCTTGCACAATATTTGATCAAACCCATGCTAGGCTTTGGCATTGCAATGGTACTTATTATTAATGATTCATTTGGTTGGACCTTTAAGTTTCATATATCTCTGTCCACCatttaaattagattttgaaATGTGTTATGTCTGCTTATATCCTATGATGTCTGCCGAGAATGTTGTCAAAACAATGATATCAGCCGTAATGGACTAATTGTTATTCCAGTAGTTTGCATCTCAATCACCATGCATAATATTCTAACATCAATTTCTGATTGTCAGACTCTCAAACTTTCAGCTCCTCTTGCAACTGGTCTGATTCTGGTCTCGTGTTGTCCTGGAGGTCAGGCATCAAATGTTGCAACATACATATCCAAAGGAAATGTTGCACTTTCTGTTCTAATGACAACGTATGTTTAACAAGTGTATGCATTCCCTTGCTTGCATCTTCTTCTTATTTGTTTTACACTTTTTCCTAGGTGGTCATCAGTAAAGCTCTTGTTACGACTCTTTTCTCTCTTAAGGTGTAAATTTTGTCACTTGAGTAGAAAATTTTCTTTCATTAATGTTCATGGATAGAAACTGGAATCAAGAGAGAAAATGT is a window from the Arachis hypogaea cultivar Tifrunner chromosome 1, arahy.Tifrunner.gnm2.J5K5, whole genome shotgun sequence genome containing:
- the LOC112708260 gene encoding sodium/pyruvate cotransporter BASS2, chloroplastic, translating into MASSSSSCYSSVSRLILRGNRVLPSDPLFRSTPSTSSWNTHLGVKGDIFLRYNGTSCCSIRIELRGSLTPIIHEVSRRKFQMLCKASTNVSGDVPESSGGLSQYEKVIETLTTLFPVWVILGAIVGIYKPAAVTWLETDLFTLGLGFLMLSMGLTLTFEDFRRCLRNPWTVGVGFLAQYLIKPMLGFGIAMTLKLSAPLATGLILVSCCPGGQASNVATYISKGNVALSVLMTTCSTIGAIIMTPLLTKLLAGQLVPVDAAGLAISTFQVVLVPTIVGVLANEYFPKFTAKIITVMPLIGVILTTLLCASPIGQVSEVLKTQGAQLILPVVFLHAAAFALGYWVSKISFGESTSRTISIECGMQSSALGFLLAQKHFSNPLVAVPSAVSVVCMALGGSALAVYWRNRPIPLDDKDDFKE